A section of the Euwallacea similis isolate ESF13 chromosome 9, ESF131.1, whole genome shotgun sequence genome encodes:
- the Tmhs gene encoding LHFPL tetraspan subfamily member 3 protein yields MGSKIEYVDSSQIYATNYVRNSKAIGVLWAIFTICYAIILVVSFITPEWIGNVNGENPGKFGLWTMCFAEETGEVCRGRLDDVINMQNRAFQGATALVGLAVVTAILAIGVMIFFFFCHSTTVFHVCGWMQLISGAAMIAGCALYPYGWSQEIVKTVCGSSSDQYIFGDCTLRWAYILAAIGCLDAIVLATLAFILATRHVTLQAEPNYAPASLFKGEMNSGYVSDSASIAGSRKSLNIHPVLLVPPGQDDTYSQFSQRTVPRSIHSGHYSHPHSLHRNFQL; encoded by the exons atgGGCTCGAAAATCGAATATGTCGACTCTTCTCAAATCTACGCGACCAATTACGTGAGAAATTCGAAAGCCATCGGTGTGTTATGGGCCATATTCACGATATGCTACGCGATTATTTTAGTCGTATCCTTCATCACACCGGAATGGATTGGAAATGTCAATGGTGAGAATCCAGGAAAGTTCGGCCTTTGGACAATGTGCTTTGCCGAAGAAACTGGAGAAGTATGTAGAGGAAG ATTGGACGATGTCATAAACATGCAAAACAGAGCATTCCAAGGAGCTACAGCATTGGTCGGCCTGGCAGTGGTCACTGCAATCCTCGCCATCGGTGTGATgatcttcttttttttctgtcaCTCTACCACAGTTTTTCATGTCTGTGGATGGATGCAGTTAATTTCAG GTGCTGCAATGATTGCTGGATGTGCCCTCTATCCCTACGGCTGGTCACAAGAAATTGTGAAAACTGTTTGTGGTAGCTCATCAGATCAGTACATATTCGGAGATTGTACACTTCGATGGGCCTATATCTTAGCAGCCATAGGGTGCTTAGATGCTATTGTCTTAGCTACGTTAGCTTTCATTTTAGCCACCAGGCACGTCACCTTACAGGCTGAACCAAATTACGCTCCTGCAAGCTTGTTCAAAG gtGAAATGAATAGCGGATATGTTAGTGATTCGGCCAGTATAGCAGGATCCAGAAAGTCGCTCAATATTCATCCAGTATTACTGGTGCCTCCTGGCCAGGATGACACCTATTCTCAGTTTTCGCAAAGAACAGTTCCTAGATCAATTCACTCTGGACATTATTCTCATCCCCATTCCTTACACAGAAATTTCCAGTTgtag
- the LOC136411027 gene encoding O-acyltransferase like protein-like, which translates to MNCSILLLLLLSCLKNLVKCDINVSDRRFGELPPIFQIDDEGSCRGNGKLFCTLSVVIQPPNGTATNLYWKLIEDTVAHPKFYNHNELFHAICFDDVYPASTPGVTNLDLRKRISEYYRLKYEKLGLRFLVSNLNCSNVQKNSLGLFDFTVIFFITVYFLIIIYASYRDYCNKCESKKAEESPELYGRKTSLVQIFSVISNWKKFYSVNNNPSFQKLKFIQGIRFYNMLLVIFCHTQCSYFGAYIDNTEYFELVYRNPIRLFIITLSVFLVQTFFLISAFLLSYHVCQSMEKYQGSKLKYSFYTFLNRYLRLLPPLLVTLLIMNTKVVAYFFKGPLENFYFRKELLRCRQNWWTNLLFINNHYNEKNMCYFISWYLAADTQLYLVSLLILLVIWKYPQRRKLILGMAIFVGVLIPIIMSYIYELDLIFRCTPE; encoded by the exons ATGAATTGTTCAATTCTCCTACTGTTGTTGCTTTCATGTTTGAAAAATCTGGTTAAATGTGATATTAATGTGTCAg ATCGAAGATTCGGTGAACTGCCtccaatatttcaaatagatGATGAAGGTTCGTGTAGGGGAAATGGCAAATTATTTTGTACTCTCTCAGTTGTTATACAACCACCTAATGGGACTGCAACAAACTTATATTGGAAACTTATTGAG GACACTGTGGCACATCCAAAGTTTTATAATCACAATGAGCTTTTCCATGCTATATGCTTCGATGATGTTTATCCCGCATCGACACCAGGCGTTACAAATCTGGACCTCAGAAAAAGGATTTCTGAGTACTATAGATTGAAATATGAGAAGTTAGGTTTAAGGTTTTTGGTGAGCAATCTAAATTGTTCAAATGTGCAGAAGAACTCTCTGGGATTGTTTGACTTTACAGTAAT attttttattactgtATACTTCCTCATTATAATATATGCATCGTACAGAGATTATTGCAATAAATGCGAATCCAAGAAAGCCGAAGAATCACCAG agCTATATGGACGAAAAACCTCATTAGTACAAATATTTTCGGTCATTTCTAACTGGAAGAAATTTTACTCCGTGAATAATAATCCAAGCTTCCAAAAGCTTAAATTTATCCAAGGAATTCGCTTCTATAATATGCTGCTGGTGATATTTTGCCATACACAGTGTAGCTATTTCGGCGCATATATTGACAATACCGAATACTTCGAACTG GTTTACAGGAACCCAAtaagattatttattatcacaTTATCAGTTTTTCTGGTACAAACCTTTTTCCTAATATCAGCATTTCTACTATCGTACCATGTATGTCAGTCGATGGAAAAGTACCAAGGGTCCaagttaaaatattcattttatacCTTTCTGAACCGATATTTAAG ACTCCTACCACCACTGTTAGTTACACTGCTTATCATGAACACAAAGGTAGTTGCGTACTTCTTCAAAGGCCCTCtagagaatttttatttcagaaagGAATTGTTGAGGTGTCGCCAAAATTGGTGGACAAATTTGTTGTTTATCAACAATCATTATAACGAGAAGAACATG TGCTACTTTATTAGTTGGTATCTAGCAGCTGATACCCAACTTTACCTGGTCTCTCTTCTTATTTTACTGGTAATATGGAAGTATCCCCAAAGACGGAAATTAATTCTTGGAATGGCAATTTTTGTTGGAGTTCTAATTCCAATTATAATGAGTTATATATATGAACTGGATTTAATCTTTAGATGTACTCCTGAGTAA
- the LOC136410799 gene encoding uncharacterized protein: protein MENYRSFYFNVIYTSTYTNMASYMVGLALGCFYYTTRKLNNSTRIVQFGWTCLFFFLPIITVIIASKSHSRFASIILSGIVKPCFALGIGAGILAMSHRKIGIVRWFCELRPVLFFSKLTYSTYIVQMGIVFFRSATVSKPLFVSDFVIASCHKPITI from the exons atggagAATTACAggtcgttttattttaatgtaatttatacTTCGACTTATACCAACATGGCGTCGTATATGGTTGGACTAGCTTTGggatgtttttattataccaCAAGAAAGTTAAACAACTCCACAAGAATT GTACAATTTGGGTGGACGTGCCTCTTCTTCTTTCTACCAATTATTACAGTGATAATTGCGTCTAAGTCTCATTCTAGATTTGCTAGCATTATTCTATCTGGAATTGTTAAACCATGTTTTGCTCTTGGAATTGGGGCAGGAATTTTGGCAATGTCGCATCGGAAGATTG GGATTGTTAGATGGTTCTGCGAACTGAGACCTGTCTTATTTTTTAGCAAGTTAACTTACAGTACTTACATAGTTCAAATGGGTATAGTGTTCTTCCGAAGTGCCACAGTCTCAAAGCCATTATTTGTGTCTGATTTTGTCATCGCAAGTTGCCACAAACCTATAactatttga
- the LOC136410797 gene encoding cytochrome P450 6B3-like has protein sequence MSLNNFCFTEQLTFLKYVNEHYLFYSITLLTFASLFTLVWILQKYTYFEKIRLARASLPTFPYGNFKDVFKRETSLHVYLWKYYNRFKRKSCKYGGMFVFVKPVLLVIDPTVSSKLNNDSESFEHVVPRESKLKREDLKKILQHTGSLNNYVKKFCYSIQGALPEKLLKADISTTFKDFLLEATCLAFGFKPLDIVDEINELLKQKYQTSYRFYISLCVPWLKSKHEKLNNNLKEILMDIVESRKKNDSDESDLIESFISLYNSSQFAIGDISSELFHCFADTLTFSHSTLMMSLYELASNREIQDEVLGEIRRFNKKNRNLDYENINELIYLDAIVKETLRKYPPIATIITTSKCKDTPSFDWYPDKNALFFQSTLGIQRDPKNYTKPEAFEPDRFTESRTLDKDKSIFLPLGIGPISDLYVKLITLQVKLILASIFSYLEVRFKDATSNSFKYNPDLLYLCPNDDFQLEFSRL, from the exons ATGAGTCTAAACAACTTCTGTTTTACGGAACAGCTGACTTTCTTGAAGTACGTGAACGAGCACTATTTATTCTACTCGATTACCTTGTTAACTTTCGCTAGTTTGTTTACTTTGGTGTGGATTTTACAGAAGTATACATATTTCGAGAAGATTAGACTTGCCAGGGCGTCGCTTCCAACTTTCCCCTATGGCAATTTTAAAGATGTCTTCAAACGAGAGACGTCATTGCACGTTTACCTTTGGAAGTACTACAACAGATTTAAAAGGAAGAGTTGCAAATACGGAGGAATGTTCGTTTTTGTGAAGCCTGTTTTATTGGTCATAGATCCTACTGTGTCTTCGAAGCTCAATAACGATAGCGAATCATTTGAACATGTAGTACCGAGGGAATCAAAGCTAAAGCGAGAAGaccttaagaaaatattacaacataCTGGTAGTTTGAATAACTACGTCAAAAAGTTTTGCTACTCAATCCAAGGGGCTTTACCTGAAAAGCTCCTGAAAGCGGACATATCGACAACTTTCAAAGACTTCTTGCTAGAAGCTACATGTCTGGCGTTTGGTTTTAAACCCCTGGACATAGTGGACGAAATCAATgagcttttaaaacaaaaataccaaACTTCGTATCGATTCTACATCTCCCTATGCGTTCCCTGGCTTAAAAGCAAACACGAAAAACTCAACAACAACCTAAAAGAGATCCTTATGGATATTGTAGAATCTCGTAAGAAGAACGACTCAGATGAAAGTGATCTCATCGAATCATTTATCTCATTATACAACAGTTCGCAATTTGCCATTGGAGATATTTCAAGTGAATTATTCCACTGCTTTGCAGACACTCTCACTTTCAGCCATTCTACGTTGATGATGTCCTTGTATGAATTGGCTAGCAATAGGGAGATTCAAGACGAAGTTTTAGGAGAAATCCGGCGgtttaacaagaaaaatagGAATCTTGATTATGAGAACATAAATGAACTGATTTATCTTGATGCTATTGTGAAAG aaactCTTCGGAAATACCCACCAATAGCAACAATCATCACCACCTCTAAATGTAAAGACACCCCTTCTTTTGACTGGTATCCGGATAAGAACGCCCTGTTTTTCCAGTCAACTTTAGGCATACAGAGAGACcccaaaaattatacaaaaccAGAAGCTTTTGAACCCGATAGATTCACCGAGAGCCGAACATTAGATAAGgataaaagtatatttttaccacTTGGAATAGGGCCTATAAGCGATTTAT aTGTAAAGCTAATCACACTACAAGTGAAACTGATATTGGCAAGCATTTTTTCGTATTTGGAAGTAAGATTCAAGGATGCAACGTCCAATTCGTTTAAATATAATCCAGATTTATTGTATTTGTGTCCGAATGATGATTTCCAGCTTGAGTTCAGTAGGTTGTGA
- the LOC136410795 gene encoding O-acyltransferase like protein-like isoform X2 — protein sequence MRYMIRANVSANPQNYRHDQLRHGICVPQTCAEDYREYDNIDGLINKCYNRKYRDSGLRGTVSDMLCQNNVSTYTIDVYDIAFGSTLLLYLIFVVFSSFYERLVLNSNKLHLYERTSSKVQTFIAAFSLPKNWYRLRAINTNPDNHKLRAIQGVRFYNLICVIMAHTVMGTLGGPVSNPKYTENTTKQVLSMFLANGWYVVQTFFLISGWLLSYHYFDMIGDSKPIKFFYVFGAIFNRYIRLIPALAVMVGIHSTWLVHAFRGPYWDMFVGKEYRNCRKNGWTNLLFVNNYVDSHHMCLHQTWYLAADMQLFIIFILVLYVTSKFPNRRKIIFGSMLFLGTILPGVLAYINKYDIILREYPEILYDLRILRLDVWNLYSSGYGNIFGYTIGIIFGYLFYKYRNTCLTVKKIHVVLWWILTFGMCITVILIAVIFYDPNFEVTRLKSAIYWASGKNLFALGVAIGLFGFTQKIGWFVRWACEFQPLQVLGRLTYSTYIVHAMFIRWQAGYRRYPISANDTMMLLAVIGDVACSYLAGTVLCLFVEMPISALQKMIGFSSRQKRCTVKKSSEKSLETLDLTNDNPS from the exons atgagaTATATGATACGAGCA AATGTTAGTGCTAACCCTCAAAACTATAGGCACGATCAGCTACGACATGGGATTTGCGTACCTCAAACTTGTGCCGAAGATTATAGGGAATATGATAATATAGATGGATTAATAAATAAGTGTTACAATAGAAAATATCGGGACAGTGGACTTAGGGGTACTGTCAGCGATATGCTGTGTCAAAACAATGTATCTACTTACACTATTGATGTGTATGACATTGCTTTTGG GTCGACTCTTCTTCTATATCTCATCTTTGTCGTCTTTAGCTCTTTCTACGAAAGACTAGTGTTAAATAGCAACAAATTGCACTTATACGAACGAACCTCGAGTAaag TTCAAACCTTTATTGCGGCATTCTCGCTTCCAAAAAATTGGTATCGTTTGCGTGCCATAAATACCAACCCAGACAATCACAAGCTACGTGCTATACAAGGTGTGCGATTCTACAATTTAATATGTGTCATAATGGCCCATACTGTGATGGGTACATTAGGAGGACCAGTGTCGAATCCTAAATATACCgaaaat ACCACAAAACAAGTTCTCAGTATGTTCCTGGCAAATGGATGGTACGTAGTTCAAACATTCTTCCTTATATCTGGCTGGCTGCTCTCCTACCATTACTTTGATATGATTGGGGACTCTAAGccgattaaatttttctatgtaTTTGGAGCAATCTTTAATAGATATATTAG attaataCCGGCTTTAGCCGTCATGGTTGGAATACACAGCACCTGGCTAGTTCACGCTTTTAGAGGGCCTTACTGGGATATGTTCGTTGGAAAAGAGTACAGGAACTGCCGAAAGAATGGATGGACGAATTTGctatttgtaaataattatgtaGATAGTCACCATATG TGTCTGCATCAAACTTGGTATTTGGCGGCAGACATgcagttatttattattttcatattagtACTTTATGTTACgtcaaaatttccaaataggCGAAAGATTATATTTGGAAGCATGCTATTTCTCGGGACTATCTTGCCGGGAGTTCTTgcatatataaataaatacgaCATAATCCTACGAGAATATCCGGA AATTCTTTATGACCTACGCATTTTAAGACTTGACGTCTGGAACTTGTATAGCTCTGGATATGGGAATATATTTGGTTATACCATAGGGATTATATTTGGATATTTGTTTTACAAATATCGCAACACGTGTCTTACAGTCAAAAAG attCACGTAGTGTTGTGGTGGATTTTGACATTTGGAATGTGCATAACTGTGATATTAATAGCagtaatattttatgatcCCAATTTCGAGGTCACTCGTCTCAAAAGTGCTATTTACTGGGCTTCtggcaaaaatttatttgcactTGGGGTGGCAATAGGATTATTTGGATTTACTCAGAAAATTGGAT GGTTTGTCAGATGGGCGTGCGAATTTCAACCATTACAGGTTTTAGGAAGACTTACATATAGTACATACATAGTACATGCCATGTTCATAAGATGGCAAGCTGGATATAGACGGTATCCTATATCAGCCAATGATACTATGATG TTGCTTGCAGTAATCGGAGATGTTGCCTGTTCATATTTAGCTGGAACAGTATTATGCCTATTTGTAGAAATGCCGATTTCAGCACTTCAGAAGATGATCGGTTTTAGTTCCAGACAGAAAAGGTGTACAGTTAAAAAATCGTCGGAGAAATCACTGGAAACTCTGGATTTAACTAATGATAATCCTTCCTAA
- the LOC136410795 gene encoding O-acyltransferase like protein-like isoform X1 — MVFIRWSGFLIIVICRVTLSNAQISDALYGQMPELFYLDNYDYCMLRGDKALFCTFTFTLAPLGNSSNFLWDIVKNVSANPQNYRHDQLRHGICVPQTCAEDYREYDNIDGLINKCYNRKYRDSGLRGTVSDMLCQNNVSTYTIDVYDIAFGSTLLLYLIFVVFSSFYERLVLNSNKLHLYERTSSKVQTFIAAFSLPKNWYRLRAINTNPDNHKLRAIQGVRFYNLICVIMAHTVMGTLGGPVSNPKYTENTTKQVLSMFLANGWYVVQTFFLISGWLLSYHYFDMIGDSKPIKFFYVFGAIFNRYIRLIPALAVMVGIHSTWLVHAFRGPYWDMFVGKEYRNCRKNGWTNLLFVNNYVDSHHMCLHQTWYLAADMQLFIIFILVLYVTSKFPNRRKIIFGSMLFLGTILPGVLAYINKYDIILREYPEILYDLRILRLDVWNLYSSGYGNIFGYTIGIIFGYLFYKYRNTCLTVKKIHVVLWWILTFGMCITVILIAVIFYDPNFEVTRLKSAIYWASGKNLFALGVAIGLFGFTQKIGWFVRWACEFQPLQVLGRLTYSTYIVHAMFIRWQAGYRRYPISANDTMMLLAVIGDVACSYLAGTVLCLFVEMPISALQKMIGFSSRQKRCTVKKSSEKSLETLDLTNDNPS; from the exons atggTGTTTATAAGATGGTCGGGGTTTTTGATAATTGTTATATGCAGGGTAACACTTTCAAACGCACAAATATCTG ACGCTTTGTATGGGCAAATGCCAGAGTTGTTCTATTTGGACAACTATGATTACTGCATGCTCAGAGGAGATAAGGCGCTTTTTTGTACATTCACATTTACATTAGCACCTTTGGGGAATTCTAGTAATTTTCTATGGGATATTGTCAAG AATGTTAGTGCTAACCCTCAAAACTATAGGCACGATCAGCTACGACATGGGATTTGCGTACCTCAAACTTGTGCCGAAGATTATAGGGAATATGATAATATAGATGGATTAATAAATAAGTGTTACAATAGAAAATATCGGGACAGTGGACTTAGGGGTACTGTCAGCGATATGCTGTGTCAAAACAATGTATCTACTTACACTATTGATGTGTATGACATTGCTTTTGG GTCGACTCTTCTTCTATATCTCATCTTTGTCGTCTTTAGCTCTTTCTACGAAAGACTAGTGTTAAATAGCAACAAATTGCACTTATACGAACGAACCTCGAGTAaag TTCAAACCTTTATTGCGGCATTCTCGCTTCCAAAAAATTGGTATCGTTTGCGTGCCATAAATACCAACCCAGACAATCACAAGCTACGTGCTATACAAGGTGTGCGATTCTACAATTTAATATGTGTCATAATGGCCCATACTGTGATGGGTACATTAGGAGGACCAGTGTCGAATCCTAAATATACCgaaaat ACCACAAAACAAGTTCTCAGTATGTTCCTGGCAAATGGATGGTACGTAGTTCAAACATTCTTCCTTATATCTGGCTGGCTGCTCTCCTACCATTACTTTGATATGATTGGGGACTCTAAGccgattaaatttttctatgtaTTTGGAGCAATCTTTAATAGATATATTAG attaataCCGGCTTTAGCCGTCATGGTTGGAATACACAGCACCTGGCTAGTTCACGCTTTTAGAGGGCCTTACTGGGATATGTTCGTTGGAAAAGAGTACAGGAACTGCCGAAAGAATGGATGGACGAATTTGctatttgtaaataattatgtaGATAGTCACCATATG TGTCTGCATCAAACTTGGTATTTGGCGGCAGACATgcagttatttattattttcatattagtACTTTATGTTACgtcaaaatttccaaataggCGAAAGATTATATTTGGAAGCATGCTATTTCTCGGGACTATCTTGCCGGGAGTTCTTgcatatataaataaatacgaCATAATCCTACGAGAATATCCGGA AATTCTTTATGACCTACGCATTTTAAGACTTGACGTCTGGAACTTGTATAGCTCTGGATATGGGAATATATTTGGTTATACCATAGGGATTATATTTGGATATTTGTTTTACAAATATCGCAACACGTGTCTTACAGTCAAAAAG attCACGTAGTGTTGTGGTGGATTTTGACATTTGGAATGTGCATAACTGTGATATTAATAGCagtaatattttatgatcCCAATTTCGAGGTCACTCGTCTCAAAAGTGCTATTTACTGGGCTTCtggcaaaaatttatttgcactTGGGGTGGCAATAGGATTATTTGGATTTACTCAGAAAATTGGAT GGTTTGTCAGATGGGCGTGCGAATTTCAACCATTACAGGTTTTAGGAAGACTTACATATAGTACATACATAGTACATGCCATGTTCATAAGATGGCAAGCTGGATATAGACGGTATCCTATATCAGCCAATGATACTATGATG TTGCTTGCAGTAATCGGAGATGTTGCCTGTTCATATTTAGCTGGAACAGTATTATGCCTATTTGTAGAAATGCCGATTTCAGCACTTCAGAAGATGATCGGTTTTAGTTCCAGACAGAAAAGGTGTACAGTTAAAAAATCGTCGGAGAAATCACTGGAAACTCTGGATTTAACTAATGATAATCCTTCCTAA